The Pseudodesulfovibrio sp. zrk46 genome contains a region encoding:
- the lptF gene encoding LPS export ABC transporter permease LptF: protein MKLLHKNIFTELCKLFGLTVSCLLGLILIGRMLQLRTLFLSQNIGFINILQLFFFLTPFFLLLITPISTMLSVFLTFLRMSTDNELTALKANGVSLYRMLPAPIAFCTICTLFTFFISFWGLAWGMDMFKTKIYEFARSHSKFALQPGVFNKEFPGLTFYAHQVDNEKGELKFAFVRDESIKGTSVVVVAPEAQIVSSPETAEVNIIFNKGKIFRQSGEELNVLKFGKYAVRLDLGKLLGGFDFSEQKAKDMTFARLSEIRNDPAKAPTDSPRFYRKVDTEYFKRLTLPLGCIILGMFAIPIAYVFRGLKQQYGLVMSMGLFLVYYSMFSIGVSMGEGGSIPPIYGMWAPNILYILVAVIGMKYANEERTLPIVDLFVHVRDRLTRKKAAA from the coding sequence TTGAAATTACTACATAAAAATATATTTACTGAACTGTGTAAATTGTTTGGTTTGACTGTATCCTGTCTATTGGGACTTATCCTGATTGGCAGGATGCTTCAGTTGCGTACGCTTTTTCTTTCGCAGAATATTGGCTTTATCAATATTCTGCAGTTGTTCTTCTTTCTGACGCCTTTTTTTCTTCTGCTAATCACGCCAATTTCCACGATGCTAAGTGTGTTTTTGACCTTTTTGCGCATGAGTACAGATAATGAACTCACTGCTCTCAAGGCCAACGGCGTTAGTCTTTATCGTATGCTGCCTGCTCCTATTGCGTTTTGTACAATTTGTACGCTGTTCACATTCTTCATTTCTTTTTGGGGTTTGGCTTGGGGTATGGATATGTTCAAAACGAAAATTTATGAATTTGCGCGATCTCATTCCAAGTTTGCCTTACAACCAGGAGTATTTAATAAAGAGTTTCCTGGGCTTACATTTTATGCCCATCAGGTAGACAATGAGAAGGGGGAGTTGAAATTTGCTTTTGTGCGCGATGAGTCGATCAAAGGCACCTCTGTTGTCGTTGTTGCTCCAGAAGCTCAAATTGTATCCTCACCTGAGACAGCTGAAGTCAATATTATTTTTAATAAAGGCAAGATTTTTCGACAAAGTGGCGAAGAGTTAAATGTCCTTAAATTTGGCAAGTATGCTGTACGACTTGATCTTGGAAAATTGCTTGGGGGCTTTGATTTTTCGGAGCAAAAGGCCAAAGATATGACATTTGCTCGTTTGTCTGAAATTAGAAACGATCCAGCGAAAGCTCCCACTGACTCTCCCCGGTTTTATCGGAAGGTAGATACTGAATATTTTAAGCGCCTGACCCTTCCGTTGGGGTGCATAATTCTTGGTATGTTTGCCATTCCTATTGCCTATGTTTTTCGTGGACTCAAGCAGCAGTATGGTTTGGTAATGTCAATGGGATTGTTTTTGGTATATTATTCTATGTTTTCCATTGGTGTAAGTATGGGAGAAGGGGGCTCTATTCCTCCCATTTATGGTATGTGGGCTCCAAATATTCTTTATATTTTAGTCGCTGTAATTGGCATGAAGTACGCGAATGAAGAACGTACTCTCCCTATTGTAGATTTGTTCGTTCATGTGCGTGACCGCTTGACTCGAAAAAAGGCGGCAGCATGA
- a CDS encoding undecaprenyl-diphosphate phosphatase, with protein MAPWYVAVILGIVEGLTEFLPVSSTGHLIIAGYILDFTGPKAETFDVVIQLGAILAVVVLYRERFLGLLKTDPNRKFSGFYGLYLLFLTSLPASLLGLLAHGFIKSHLFNPITVACALAVGAIMIFVVEGRENNEKTTSLDEVTPKLAFGIGCFQCLALWPGFSRSAATIMGGMILGARRTVAAEYSFIAAVPIMFAATGYDMLKSYHLFSTEDFQFLAIGFVVSFISAWLAIKGFIYLLGKLTLRPFGVYRLILVPLIFLFF; from the coding sequence ATGGCACCTTGGTACGTAGCCGTCATACTTGGCATAGTTGAAGGCCTGACAGAATTCCTTCCAGTTTCCAGTACTGGTCACCTTATTATTGCTGGCTATATACTCGACTTCACTGGGCCAAAAGCTGAAACTTTTGATGTTGTCATTCAACTCGGAGCGATCTTAGCTGTGGTAGTATTGTACAGAGAACGGTTTCTCGGCCTATTAAAGACCGACCCCAATCGTAAATTCTCTGGTTTTTATGGTCTTTACCTCCTTTTCCTCACCTCGCTTCCAGCATCTTTACTCGGACTTTTGGCACACGGATTCATCAAAAGTCATTTATTTAACCCCATCACAGTAGCATGTGCATTAGCAGTTGGGGCAATAATGATATTCGTTGTAGAAGGACGCGAGAATAACGAAAAGACCACATCCCTTGATGAAGTTACTCCCAAACTTGCGTTCGGTATTGGTTGCTTCCAATGCCTAGCTCTCTGGCCAGGATTCTCCCGCTCAGCTGCTACAATCATGGGTGGAATGATTCTTGGTGCACGTCGAACTGTTGCTGCTGAATACTCATTCATAGCTGCTGTCCCTATCATGTTTGCAGCTACCGGCTACGATATGCTTAAAAGCTATCACCTGTTCTCAACAGAGGACTTTCAATTCTTAGCCATTGGCTTTGTAGTTTCTTTCATTTCCGCCTGGTTAGCAATTAAAGGATTCATCTACCTTTTAGGTAAGCTAACATTACGTCCATTTGGTGTTTATCGACTCATTTTGGTTC